CATATCGAAAAGTTTCTTCGGTCCTTCTTCTCCCTCCGAACGCGCCGGCTCTTTAAACATAAAGAAAACCAGAATACCGAGGAGAACACAGATCACCGAATAAATGATAATGACCGCCGAAAGAGCCGTCTTATCCGTACTGACTTTCGCGAGGTATCCAAACAGTGCCAGTACAATGGCAGACTGCACCATGTTAACGATTCCGCGTCCGCCTTCAAAAAATCCGAACGCCTTTCCCTGCTCATCAGAATTCGCCAGGGAACGGATTGCCTTTACGAGTGCACTCCAGAATGTCAAAATAGACGTAATTCCCCAGATACAGTGTATCGCAAACACCACAGGATACGGCGGAAATAACAGCAGTACAAATCCGCAGATGCCTGTCGTCACCAGCGAAATGGTCATCAGATGTCTTGCCGGCCAGCGGTCCGCACAGAAACCGCCGAGGAAATATGCAAACACACTGAACCCGCCGAACGCACTTCCCAGCGCGCCCATCTGCGTATTCGTAATTCCAAAGCACTCCACAAACGCATCATAATAATAGCTTCTGAAATAAGGCAGTGCATAAATCAATGCCCCCGATATGATAAGAATTATCAGTGTCGGCATATTCTTTTTCAGTTTACTTCCCGTAGTTACTTGTCCCATAGCTTCCTCCCAATCACTTTTGCTCTTTCCCTTTGCTCCCTCTCGATCATGTATCAGTACCTCACGATCTGGTCTTCCAGCTTCTTCGTTCTTAACGTCAGCGTCCGGCAGCCATCCTTCGTCACAAGAATATCATCC
The Ruminococcus gauvreauii genome window above contains:
- a CDS encoding MFS transporter, with the translated sequence MGQVTTGSKLKKNMPTLIILIISGALIYALPYFRSYYYDAFVECFGITNTQMGALGSAFGGFSVFAYFLGGFCADRWPARHLMTISLVTTGICGFVLLLFPPYPVVFAIHCIWGITSILTFWSALVKAIRSLANSDEQGKAFGFFEGGRGIVNMVQSAIVLALFGYLAKVSTDKTALSAVIIIYSVICVLLGILVFFMFKEPARSEGEEGPKKLFDMKILKRVAKMPTTWLQILIIFCSYAMIISYFYITPYATSVFGTSAVIAAALGYFSQYCRPVGCFASGIFADKFGSSKILSISYVVMIIGIFGIIFTPGQPSMIWMLLVFIAAIYASMYAIQSMHFAIMEEGNYPLEITGTATAIITPIGYSAEFFMPVIGGMCLDR